One genomic window of Streptomyces sp. NBC_01498 includes the following:
- a CDS encoding GTP-binding protein, giving the protein MDFASSSGGAARSTTSAKIVVAGGFGVGKTTFVGAVSEINPLRTEAVMTSASAGIDDLTHTGDKTTTTVAMDFGRITLDQDLILYLFGTPGQDRFWFMWDDLVRGAIGAVVLVDTRRLADCFPAVDYFENSGLPFVIALNGFDGHQPYTPDEVREALQIGPDTPIITTDARHRADAKSGLITLVEHALMARLR; this is encoded by the coding sequence GTGGACTTCGCAAGCTCTAGCGGCGGTGCAGCCCGCTCAACCACCAGCGCGAAGATCGTGGTGGCGGGCGGCTTCGGCGTGGGCAAGACCACGTTCGTCGGCGCCGTCTCGGAGATCAACCCGCTGCGTACCGAAGCCGTCATGACCAGCGCCTCCGCCGGCATCGACGACCTCACCCACACCGGGGACAAGACCACCACCACGGTGGCCATGGACTTCGGCCGCATCACCCTCGACCAGGACCTGATCCTGTACCTGTTCGGCACCCCCGGACAGGACCGCTTCTGGTTCATGTGGGACGACCTCGTACGCGGCGCCATCGGCGCCGTCGTCCTCGTCGACACCCGCCGCCTCGCCGACTGCTTCCCCGCCGTCGACTACTTCGAGAACTCCGGCCTCCCCTTCGTCATCGCCCTCAACGGCTTCGACGGACACCAGCCCTACACCCCCGACGAGGTACGCGAGGCGCTCCAGATCGGCCCCGACACCCCGATCATCACCACCGACGCCCGCCACCGCGCGGACGCCAAGAGCGGACTCATCACCCTGGTCGAACACGCCCTCATGGCGCGGCTGCGTTAG
- a CDS encoding acyl-CoA carboxylase subunit beta, producing MTVVDQTPSEPVDARGRVAELHSLRQQALSGPSERATEAQHAKGKLTARERIALLLDEGSFREVEQLRRHRATGFGLEAKKPYTDGVITGWGTVEGRTVFVYAHDFRIFGGALGEAHATKIHKIMDMAIAAGAPLVSLNDGAGARIQEGVSALAGYGGIFQRNTRASGVIPQISVMLGPCAGGAAYSPALTDFVFMVRETSQMFITGPDVVKAVTGEEITQNGLGGADVHAETSGVAHFAYDDEETCIAEVRYLLSMLPSNNRENPPAAESEDPADRRSDVLLDLVPADGNRPYDMRKVIEELVDDGDFLEIHERWATNIICALSRLGGQVVGIVANQPQSLAGVLDIEASEKAARFVQMCDAFNIPIVTLLDVPGFLPGVDQEHGGIIRHGAKLLYAYCNATVPRISLILRKAYGGAYIVMDSQSIGADLTFAWPTNEIAVMGAEGAANVIFRKQIADAEDPEAMRVRMVKEYKAELMHPYYAAERGLVDDVIDPAETREVLVSALTMLRTKHADLPSRKHGNPPQ from the coding sequence ATGACCGTTGTGGACCAGACGCCGAGTGAGCCCGTCGACGCCCGTGGGCGCGTGGCCGAGTTGCACTCGCTGCGGCAGCAGGCACTGAGCGGCCCGAGCGAACGCGCCACCGAGGCGCAGCACGCGAAGGGCAAGCTGACGGCCCGCGAGCGCATTGCGCTGCTGCTCGACGAGGGCTCGTTCCGAGAGGTCGAACAGCTGCGCAGGCACCGGGCCACCGGGTTCGGCCTGGAGGCCAAGAAGCCGTACACGGACGGTGTGATCACCGGCTGGGGCACGGTCGAGGGCCGTACGGTCTTCGTCTACGCGCACGACTTCCGGATCTTCGGCGGCGCTCTCGGTGAGGCCCACGCCACCAAGATCCACAAGATCATGGACATGGCCATCGCGGCCGGTGCCCCGCTGGTCTCGCTCAACGACGGCGCGGGCGCCCGTATCCAGGAGGGCGTCTCCGCGCTCGCCGGCTACGGCGGCATCTTCCAGCGCAACACCCGGGCGTCCGGTGTCATCCCGCAGATCAGCGTGATGCTCGGCCCGTGCGCCGGCGGCGCCGCGTACAGCCCCGCCCTCACCGACTTCGTGTTCATGGTCCGTGAGACGTCGCAGATGTTCATCACCGGCCCCGACGTCGTCAAGGCGGTCACGGGCGAGGAGATCACCCAGAACGGTCTGGGCGGCGCGGACGTGCACGCCGAGACGTCGGGCGTCGCGCACTTCGCGTACGACGACGAGGAGACCTGCATCGCGGAGGTCCGCTACCTCCTGTCGATGCTCCCCTCCAACAACCGGGAGAACCCGCCCGCCGCCGAGTCCGAGGACCCGGCCGACCGCCGCTCCGACGTGCTGCTCGACCTGGTACCGGCCGACGGCAACCGCCCCTACGACATGCGCAAGGTCATCGAGGAGCTCGTCGACGACGGCGACTTCCTGGAGATCCACGAACGCTGGGCGACCAACATCATCTGCGCGCTGTCCCGGCTCGGCGGCCAGGTCGTGGGCATCGTCGCCAACCAGCCGCAGTCGCTGGCGGGCGTCCTGGACATCGAGGCGTCCGAGAAGGCCGCTCGCTTCGTGCAGATGTGCGACGCCTTCAACATCCCGATCGTGACGCTGCTGGACGTGCCCGGCTTCCTGCCCGGTGTCGACCAGGAGCACGGCGGCATCATCCGCCACGGGGCGAAGCTGCTCTACGCGTACTGCAACGCCACCGTCCCCCGGATCTCGCTCATCCTGCGCAAGGCGTACGGCGGTGCTTACATCGTCATGGACTCCCAGTCCATCGGCGCCGACCTCACCTTCGCCTGGCCCACCAACGAGATCGCGGTGATGGGCGCGGAGGGCGCCGCCAACGTCATCTTCCGCAAGCAGATCGCCGACGCCGAGGACCCCGAGGCCATGCGGGTACGCATGGTCAAGGAGTACAAGGCCGAGCTGATGCACCCCTACTACGCCGCGGAGCGCGGGCTGGTCGACGACGTCATCGACCCGGCCGAGACCCGTGAGGTCCTCGTCTCGGCCCTCACGATGCTCCGTACGAAGCACGCCGACCTGCCGTCCCGCAAACACGGCAACCCCCCGCAGTGA
- a CDS encoding glycoside hydrolase family 64 protein, translated as MFLTGTAAAATALTYPAWGSALSPRANAAETCELALVNKSLPGSVNAYVTGHEQGTDRWVLLRADGSVYRPESPAEANTPLPADCAIPLGAAGGAAVTMTLPQMYGARVYFVRDDTLDFFLNPGPSLVEPAFASEDDPNYGRTWSFCEFTFNPQQLYSNISYVDLVTALPIGITLEGDATHEVAPLPDGALQKIADGLTAQAAADGQPWDSLITRGADGQVLRVIAPQNAMAPYFDRPDEMPFRDVFDGYIEQVWQKYAAEDLKIDLQGGRGVLAGRVAGDTLTFAGGHTFSRPVSKDIFTCNHGPFTNNPGDSDDKKGLLARLAAGFNRSTLLTHPDQPNGATAADYYRDPSTNHWARLLHENTPIGYAFPYDDVRPDGEPDVSGAAHDGNPVRFTVSVGS; from the coding sequence ATGTTTCTGACCGGCACGGCCGCCGCGGCGACGGCGCTCACCTACCCCGCCTGGGGAAGCGCTCTCAGCCCCCGCGCCAACGCCGCCGAGACCTGTGAACTGGCCCTGGTCAACAAGTCGTTGCCCGGCTCGGTCAACGCGTACGTCACCGGCCACGAGCAGGGCACCGACCGCTGGGTGCTGCTCCGCGCCGACGGCAGTGTCTACCGGCCGGAGTCGCCCGCCGAGGCCAACACCCCGCTGCCGGCCGACTGCGCCATTCCGCTGGGCGCGGCGGGCGGCGCCGCGGTGACGATGACGCTGCCCCAGATGTACGGCGCCCGCGTCTACTTCGTACGGGACGACACGCTGGACTTCTTCCTCAACCCGGGCCCGTCCCTGGTCGAACCCGCGTTCGCGAGCGAGGACGACCCCAACTACGGCCGTACATGGTCGTTCTGCGAGTTCACCTTCAACCCGCAGCAGCTGTACTCCAACATCAGCTACGTCGACCTGGTGACCGCGCTGCCCATCGGCATCACCCTGGAGGGCGACGCGACGCACGAGGTCGCCCCGCTGCCCGACGGCGCGCTCCAGAAGATCGCCGACGGACTGACGGCGCAGGCGGCGGCCGACGGGCAGCCGTGGGACTCGCTGATCACCCGTGGCGCCGACGGCCAGGTGCTGCGGGTCATCGCCCCGCAGAACGCCATGGCGCCGTACTTCGACCGGCCCGACGAGATGCCGTTCCGGGACGTCTTCGACGGCTACATCGAGCAGGTCTGGCAGAAGTACGCCGCCGAGGACCTGAAGATCGACCTCCAGGGCGGGCGCGGCGTGCTGGCCGGCCGGGTCGCGGGAGACACGCTCACCTTCGCGGGCGGCCACACCTTCTCGCGGCCGGTCTCGAAGGACATCTTCACCTGCAACCACGGCCCCTTCACCAACAACCCGGGCGACTCGGACGACAAGAAGGGGCTCCTGGCGCGGCTGGCGGCCGGCTTCAACCGCTCGACGCTGCTCACCCACCCGGACCAGCCGAACGGCGCCACGGCGGCGGACTACTACCGGGACCCGTCCACCAATCACTGGGCACGGCTGCTGCACGAGAACACCCCGATCGGCTACGCGTTCCCGTACGACGACGTACGGCCGGACGGCGAGCCGGACGTCTCGGGCGCGGCGCACGACGGGAACCCGG
- a CDS encoding acyl-CoA carboxylase subunit epsilon produces MNDSADVTPLRADSSLLRVEKGQAGPEELAAITAVLMARAAARTGADTAPSHRGRSTAGWRRLERTPGFRAPHSWQG; encoded by the coding sequence ATGAACGATTCCGCAGACGTCACCCCGCTCCGCGCCGACAGCTCCCTGCTCCGCGTCGAGAAGGGCCAGGCCGGCCCCGAGGAGCTGGCCGCCATCACCGCCGTCCTGATGGCCCGCGCCGCCGCCCGTACCGGCGCGGACACCGCCCCGTCGCACCGTGGCCGCTCGACGGCCGGCTGGCGCCGTCTGGAGCGCACGCCGGGCTTCCGGGCCCCGCACAGCTGGCAGGGCTGA